The Candida orthopsilosis Co 90-125, chromosome 7 draft sequence genome has a window encoding:
- a CDS encoding Lcb2 serine palmitoyltransferase component: MSTSTKTYSKSIPNAPEDNRPIEIRSNLEYGKQSSNDYLYVSKHPVGEPLPTPIDDDPPYAIYLLTYLNYLILIIIGHIRDFFGKIFKPQEYKHLVEKDGYAPWYDGFESFYVRRLKTRIDDCFARPIYGAPGRYIKCFNRIRDGKTGYLYDGTSKECLNLSSYNYLGFAQSSGACTDFALKCVDEYSTSGCSPRLYCGTTDLHRECERVIADFVGKEDAIIVSQGYGTNATFFASVADSKTLIISDELNHASIRFGIRISGAIVKVYKHNDMKDLEQVIRNQIAQGQPKTHRPWKKIIIAVEGLYSMEGNMCNLPEIIELKDKYKCYLFVDEAHSIGALGPEGRGICDYFSVDPARVDILMGTLTKSFGATGGYIAGDKILIDRMRLDYQTNSYSESVPPPVLGQIISSLNVIRGTLNPGEGQERLQRIAFNSRYLRLGLKKLGYIVYGADDSPVIPVLLFLPSKMPAVSRMLYDLGIAVVVVSYPATPLASARVRLCVSSALTKEDLDYVLEKFSQIGDLLYLKFSSGIAGGSKTPGKPPRWTIEDVLATNVEDSKRPKLL; this comes from the coding sequence AtgtcaacatcaacaaaaacataCTCAAAGTCAATTCCAAACGCACCGGAAGATAATCGACCCATTGAAATCAGGAGTAATCTTGAATATGGAAAACAACTGTCGAATGACTATTTATACGTCTCAAAACACCCTGTTGGAGAGCCTTTACCGACcccaattgatgatgatccACCATACGCCATCTATCTATTAACATACTTAAATTACCTCATATTGATTATCATTGGACACATTAGAGACTTTTTTGGAAAGATTTTCAAACCACAAGAATACAAGCATTTAGTTGAAAAGGATGGGTACGCCCCATGGTACGATGGGTTTGAGAGTTTTTATGTTCGTAGACTAAAAACGagaattgatgattgttTTGCCAGACCAATTTATGGAGCACCAGGAAGATATATCAAATGTTTCAACAGAATAAGAGATGGGAAAACTGGTTACTTGTATGATGGAACGTCGAAGGAGTGTCTCAACTTGTCTTCATACAACTACCTTGGATTTGCTCAATCAAGTGGAGCTTGTACTGATTTTGCGTTGAAGTGTGTTGATGAGTACAGTACTTCTGGATGTTCACCAAGATTATACTGTGGTACAACCGACTTGCACCGTGAATGTGAAAGAGTTATCGCAGattttgttggaaaagaGGATGCCATTATTGTAAGTCAAGGATACGGAACAAACGCAACGTTTTTCGCATCTGTGGCTGACTCAAAAACATTGATTATCTCCGATGAATTGAACCACGCATCAATTAGATTTGGTATTAGAATTTCCGGGGCAATCGTTAAGGTCTATAAGCACAATGATatgaaagatttggaaCAAGTTATCCGTAATCAAATTGCACAAGGGCAACCAAAGACTCACAGACCTTGGAAAAAGATTATAATTGCAGTAGAAGGTTTGTACTCCATGGAGGGCAACATGTGTAACTTACCTGAGATCATTGAGCTAAAAGACAAGTATAAATgttatttgtttgttgatgaagcgCACTCTATTGGCGCTTTAGGCCCAGAAGGAAGAGGAATCTGTGACTATTTTTCAGTAGATCCAGCTAGGGTCGACATTTTGATGGGTACTTTGACCAAGTCGTTTGGTGCTACAGGTGGTTACATTGCTGGTGATAAAATATTAATCGATAGAATGAGATTAGACTATCAAACTAATTCATACAGTGAGTCTGTACCTCCACCGGTATTGGGACAAATTATCTCATCATTGAATGTCATTAGAGGTACTCTTAATCCTGGAGAGGGGCAAGAGAGATTACAACGAATTGCTTTCAATTCGCGGTACTTGAGATTaggattgaaaaagttgggATACATTGTATACGGTGCTGATGACTCACCTGTTATTCCAGTGTTATTATTCTTACCTTCCAAAATGCCAGCGGTCTCGAGAATGTTGTATGATTTGGGAATTGCCGTGGTTGTTGTGAGTTATCCAGCAACTCCATTAGCCAGCGCTAGAGTAAGGTTATGCGTCTCTTCGGCATTAACGAAAGAGGATTTGGATTACGTGCTTGAGAAGTTTAGTCAAATTGGCGACTTGTTATACTTGAAATTTAGTAGTGGTATTGCCGGAGGGTCCAAGACACCCGGAAAACCGCCACGTTGGACCATTGAAGATGTTTTGGCAACCAATGTCGAGGATAGTAAAAGACCTAAATTACTATAA
- a CDS encoding Oca6 protein phosphatase (member of the of the PTP family (tyrosine-specific), similar to S. cerevisiae Oca6p) — translation MAMIPAAYIPPLRFNLVQPNLYRGAYPRQPNFKFLETLKLKTIISLTPEPITSETDPVFYQWAQEQSICLIHLECASGGKGKKRSVPLDYDLALTALNLMIHNKNQPIFIHCLNGGQITSLLVACLRKLQFWSAISIFSEFINFTTNITVNDRLFVTNFHGTVKISSKNKVPWLWVGVSKHLVMNHPKLKVIEIDDAQDGNINAEFVN, via the coding sequence ATGGCTATGATTCCCGCAGCTTACATACCCCCACTACGATTTAACCTAGTTCAGCCCAATCTATACCGTGGTGCATATCCACGACAGCCgaattttaaatttttaGAAACACTCAAACTCAAAACGATAATTTCGTTGACTCCAGAACCTATAACTTCAGAGACAGATCCTGTTTTTTACCAATGGGCCCAAGAACAATCGATTTGCTTGATACATTTGGAATGCGCTTCAGGGGGTAAAGGGAAGAAGAGGTCTGTGCCGTTGGATTATGATTTAGCATTGACAGCTCTTAATCTTATGATCCATAATAAGAATCAGCCTATCTTTATTCATTGCTTGAACGGTGGACAAATCACAAGTTTGCTAGTAGCGTGTTTGAGAAAGCTACAATTTTGGTCTGCCATTTCAATCTTTAGCgagtttatcaatttcaccacCAATATCACGGTAAATGACCGGTTGTTTGTCACGAATTTTCATGGAACGGTGAAAATATCTTCCAAAAATAAGGTACCCTGGCTTTGGGTCGGTGTTAGTAAGCACTTGGTTATGAACCATCCCAAATTAAAGGTGATAGAAATCGATGATGCTCAAGATGGCAATATAAATGCAGAATTCGTAAATTAA
- a CDS encoding Doa4 protein (protein similar to S. cerevisiae Doa4p, a ubiquitin hydrolase, involved in recycling ubiquitin from proteasome-bound ubiquitinated intermediates) codes for MTATLTIKQLDAIQDLIFNKLVQQPTRIKTIVPCQLYLVERLVSQCRLLEKEGYCDYELAYILYVLSKRYFEHFDAKIKGASDELHSMVKGVIEKRAPQAEVIRNHLHVETNDDDLLDRFKALKEGSKSTIAVATKRTVASNGYQESVSPTDLHELVKDKDSKVLLIDYRPRKDYVHNHIKHPNVINIDPSLVNDLPNEATSQDLEAKLKHTMSHQKYKIFEDRQKFDYVVLYDFKFGVSGNNRFIEILKGFEQASVNPFQRLVELLTVKNPLISSRLKLRPIYLSGGIKNWYDIYGDEGIENSRKSSADVDMNGMVYPKSFDDYLSSARKSSPVESANEKPRAHTKNNMSTNNQGASLVSQVMGVQPYNPPSVGTITTKSVSKTNAPSSIPTSVVSSKPQKDQISNLLDEFATGLVNLGNSCYMNCMIQCLAATPQLTTFFFPSISMNGSYKQHINVNNKLGTQGKLTSAFVELLLNMLNNNGKVFSPSKFKKIAGECSPGRQFASCSQQDCTEFVTFLLDGLHEDLNQMPVLDPNEKKRISELTPEQEKNREILPVRLASTIEWERYLKLNFSIIVDNFQGQYLSQLRCLECRTTSTTYNAFSILTLPIPERLNQTQKVTLQDCIEEFTTTELLEDGNKWHCSRCKKFTRSTKKIAITRLPQVLIVNFKRFKVNTSGQIRKLETFVTYPVTEMLDLTKYWTKPGTIMGDADAPKMSIEEETTIIESFPVRNQEPPFRYKLYGVANHFGTLSTGHYTSYVYKRGKKRWCYFDDSKITFNVSPNEVMNKNAFCLFFQRV; via the coding sequence ATGACTGCCACTCTCACTATAAAACAACTTGACGCAATCCAAGACCTTATATTTAATAAGCTAGTACAACAGCCTACACGAATAAAAACCATAGTCCCATGCCAACTATACCTTGTGGAACGGTTGGTTTCTCAGTGCAGGTTGTTGGAGAAAGAAGGTTACTGCGATTATGAGCTAGCGTATATACTTTATGTTTTACTGAAACGCTACTTCGAACATTTTGACGCAAAGATAAAGGGAGCAAGTGATGAGCTTCACTCAATGGTGAAAGGCGTTATAGAAAAGAGGGCACCACAGGCAGAGGTAATTCGAAATCATTTACATGTTGAaaccaatgatgatgatttactTGATCGATTCAAAGCACTAAAGGAAGGTAGCAAGTCAACAATAGCAGTAGCAACAAAGCGAACGGTAGCTTCCAACGGGTATCAAGAACTGGTCAGTCCTACAGATCTCCACGAACTTGTCAAAGACAAAGACAGTAAGGTTTTACTCATTGATTACAGACCTCGTAAGGATTACGTGCACAACCATATCAAGCATCCAAATGTTATCAATATAGATCCCTCTTTAGTGAATGACCTTCCAAACGAGGCAACTAGCCAGGATTTAGAAGCTAAATTGAAACACACAATGTCGCACCAAAAGTACAAGATTTTTGAGGATCGACAGAAGTTTGATTATGTTGTGCTATACGATTTCAAGTTTGGTGTGCTGGGAAATAACagatttattgaaatcCTTAAAGGGTTTGAACAGGCATCAGTCAATCCATTTCAACGATTGGTTGAATTATTGACAGTTAAGAATCCATTGATATCTTCCCGACTTAAATTGCGACCCATTTACTTGTCTGGTGGGATCAAAAACTGGTATGATATATATGGCGACGAAGGTATTGAAAACTCGCGCAAGCTGCTGGCTGATGTAGATATGAACGGCATGGTTTACCCCAAGTCTTTTGACGATTATTTATCATCAGCTAGAAAAAGTAGTCCCGTCGAGCTGGCAAATGAAAAGCCCCGGGCGCACACAAAGAACAATATGCTGACAAACAATCAAGGTGCACTGCTAGTATCACAGGTAATGGGTGTGCAACCATACAATCCTCCATCAGTGGGCACAATTACAACTAAATCAGTTTCAAAGACAAATGCTCCATCGAGTATTCCTACATCAGTAGTATCCTCCAAACCACAGAAAGACCAGATATCAAACTTACTAGATGAATTTGCCACAGGTTTGGTGAATTTGGGTAACTCATGCTACATGAATTGCATGATTCAATGCTTGGCTGCCACACCACAACTAACgacttttttttttccatcTATATCTATGAATGGTTCCTATAAGCAGCATATTAACGTCAATAACAAACTCGGTACACAAGGGAAACTTACCTCAGCCTTTGTTGAGCTACTTTTAAACATGTTGAATAATAACGGAAAGGTTTTTAGTCcatcaaaattcaaaaagattgCCGGTGAGTGCTCCCCGGGGAGACAATTTGCTTCATGCTCTCAACAAGACTGTACAGAATTTGTCACGTTCTTATTAGACGGTTTGCATGAAGATTTGAACCAAATGCCAGTTCTAGATCCGAATGAGAAAAAGAGGATCTCAGAGTTAACACCCGAACAGGAAAAGAATAGAGAAATCTTACCAGTAAGGCTAGCATCGACCATAGAATGGGAGAGgtatttgaagttgaactTTTCCATCATCgttgataattttcaaGGACAGTATTTGTCTCAATTACGTTGCTTAGAGTGTAGGACAACTTCAACCACTTACAATGCATTTTCCATATTGACTCTTCCTATTCCCGAAAGGTTGAATCAAACACAAAAGGTTACTTTGCAGGATTGTATTGAAGAGTTTACCACCACTGAGTTGCTCGAAGATGGAAACAAATGGCATTGCTCACGTTGCAAAAAGTTCACTCgatcaaccaaaaaaattgcaattaCTCGATTGCCTCAAGTTTTGATAGTCAACTTCAAGCGGTTCAAAGTAAACACCAGTGGACAAATACGCAAGTTGGAGACTTTTGTAACTTATCCAGTGACTGAGATGTTGGATTTGACGAAGTATTGGACAAAGCCAGGAACTATCATGGGCGATGCCGACGCACCCAAGATGTCCATCGAAGAGGAGACCACTATTATTGAGTCGTTTCCAGTGAGAAATCAAGAACCTCCATTCAGATACAAACTCTATGGTGTCGCCAACCATTTTGGCACCCTCTCTACTGGTCACTACACTTCATATGTTTACAAGAGGGGAAAGAAGCGGTGGTGCTACTTTGATGACTCCAAAATCACTTTTAACGTTTCTCCAAACGAAGTTATGAACAAGAATGCATTctgtttattttttcaacgTGTATAG
- a CDS encoding Csk1 mitogen-activated protein (MAP) kinase produces MASLRGKSGYFESCSTYTDKENYFLVDSRYEIIRVLGKGSYGVVCSAIDTKSLSTGLEHKIAIKKVTKIFTKDILLVRAIRELKFMKFFKGHKNIASLLDSDIVYVKPYDGLYCFQELADLDLARVLYSNVQLSEFHIQNFMYQVLCGLKYIHSADVIHRDLKPGNILVTTQGTLKICDFGLARGINPKFFKNRTATITNYVATRWYRAPELILSTKNYSKAVDVWAMGCILGELFGRRPLFPGKNSHEQIHELFKILGSPPPETIKKYNWKIEGISWVKYKSVNWRSIYPFAPIEAIDLIDNLLQWDCKKRFTVDEILEQDFLKYVRNVPEEASSRSFFDFSFEENFCSIPRLKEVLEAEVSEFTETCNIGD; encoded by the exons ATGGCCTCGTTGAGAGGTAAAAGCGGATACTTTGAGTCATGTTCAACATATACtgataaagaaaattaCTTCCTCGTTGATTCCCGGTATGAGATTATTAGAGTTTTAGGTAAAGGGTCGTATGGAGTTGTTTGTTCTGCAATAGACACCAAGAGTTTGAGTACAGGCCTTGAGCATAAGATTGCAATAAAGAAGGTGACGAAAATATTTACCAAAGATATACTTTTGGTTAGAGCAATAAGGGAGCTAAAGTTTATGAAGTTCTTCAAGGGGCATAAAAAT ATCGCATCATTGCTCGATTCCGACATTGTCTATGTGAAACCATATGATGGTCTTTATTGTTTCCAGGAGTTGGCAGACCTTGATTTGGCGAGAGTGTTGTATTCGAATGTCCAATTATCGGAGTttcatattcaaaattttatgtATCAGGTGTTGTGTGGCCTCAAGTATATACACTCAGCCGATGTTATACACAGAGACTTAAAACCGGGGAATATTTTAGTAACGACTCAAGGGACACTTAAGATTTGCGACTTTGGTTTAGCACGAGGAATAAACcccaaatttttcaaaaaccGTACTGCCACAATCACCAACTATGTTGCCACAAGATGGTATCGTGCACCTGAATTgatattatcaacaaagaatTACTCAAAAGCGGTTGATGTTTGGGCCATGGGCTGCATACTTGGGGAACTATTTGGAAGAAGACCACTTTTTCCAGGAAAGAATCTGCATGAACAGATTCATGAATTATTCAAGATTTTGGGCAGCCCACCGCCAGAGACGATAAAAAAGTACAATTGGAAGATTGAGGGGATTCTGTGGGTAAAGTAcaaatcagtcaattgGAGATCCATATACCCATTTGCCCCGATTGAAGCAATCGATTTGATAGACAACCTATTACAATGGgattgcaaaaaaagatttactgttgatgaaatacTTGAGCAGGACTTTCTCAAGTATGTCAGAAATGTTCCCGAAGAAGCAAGCAGCAGATcgttttttgatttcagtTTTGAGGAAAACTTTTGTAGCATACCTCGGTTGAAGGAAGTGTTGGAGGCAGAGGTGAGTGAATTTACTGAGACCTGCAATATTGGAGACTGA
- a CDS encoding Rho GDP dissociation inhibitor codes for MTIHQHPDFIPYQYVVYVEGKEEPEVVQVEGQDAVYSKIPGGVKFHQVVRFKVKNRKMENLRFVQITKKAGITFKKIEVNLGTYEPSETEIYEVKTPEDQTPGGWLTKGKYPCTTTYYEGDRELYTDDWTLELV; via the coding sequence ATGACAATCCACCAACATCCAGACTTTATCCCTTATCAATACGTTGTATATGTTGAAGGCAAGGAGGAGCCAGAAGTTGTTCAAGTTGAAGGACAGGACGCCGTCTACAGCAAAATTCCAGGTGGTGTGAAGTTTCACCAGGTTGTTAGGTTCAAGGTCAAGAATAGAAAGATGGAGAATTTACgttttgttcaaattaCCAAAAAGGCTGGTATCACATTTAAGAAGATTGAAGTAAACTTGGGCACTTATGAACCATCTGAAACTGAAATTTACGAAGTAAAGACACCAGAGGATCAAACCCCTGGGGGGTGGTTGACCAAGGGTAAATATCCTTGCACTACTACTTACTATGAAGGCGATAGGGAGTTGTACACCGATGACTGGAcattggaattggtttAG
- a CDS encoding phosphorylated protein, with protein sequence MNDAKLFTKSKSVELQAEIEQAFKKSKPVNRIKVVLRKLLANVILNNHEMATLMKDMIPLMKLDDLEIRKIICEYVVNYAHLSSDVQQAVPFLNRFKDEHSPILRALAIKTMSSINLPAFMDLSFASVKRALRDKEPYVRRSAAYAIARLYQHDPTRTERESLVDELNELLYDNDSVIISDALAALSSITEKSKTLNLAIDKAHSLTLISLLRSANEWQQIYLLNSLMAYVPQTETEALDLIEAALPSLQHENSAVVLNAIKIIVYYSNYARNPELHFPILPKRIGASLNSLLSKPSETQFLVLRNVILLLLGKKNLVQFDIEMFYCRFDDPIYVKDTKLEIIYLLANEDNIESVLDELEEYATEVDVAMARKAIRAFGNLAVKLENAAERCVEVLCDLISTGITYIVQEAAVVVKNIVRRYPSRYNYAVDELTKYSQIFDEPDAKVSMIWMVGQFCKIIPNAKKHLSQLMASFTEDPIEVQLAALTAVTKYYLVFPLDGENLLLEVLKWATEETNNPDVRDRGYIYWRLLSSEYATSSQNGFQENTKDIVFNQDPHITSENDSINPAILEELELNFGTLASIYLKPVQSVFRLAKHKHLVWSPALQVEQSSTSNREFASPKPSYIQSRTSSTSTNSKRGSHLSKHNVGNSGDDFSTRSFSPKPPAKENLGQKLSRKSSSVTGKIASKISNF encoded by the coding sequence ATGAATGATGCCAAACTTTTCACCAAATCAAAGAGTGTCGAATTGCAAGCAGAGATAGAACAGGCGTTTAAAAAGTCGAAACCAGTAAATCGGATCAAGGTTGTGCTCCGAAAACTTTTGGCAAATGTAATACTAAACAACCATGAAATGGCAACCTTAATGAAAGACATGATAcctttgatgaagttggaTGATCTAGAGATTAGAAAAATTATTTGTGAATATGTGGTGAATTATGCCCATTTATCGTCTGATGTACAACAAGCagttccatttttgaaCCGATTCAAGGATGAACATTCACCGATTTTACGAGCTTTGGCTATAAAAACTATGTCCTCGATAAATCTCCCCGCATTTATGGACCTTAGTTTTGCTTCAGTAAAGAGGGCACTTCGAGACAAAGAACCATATGTGAGACGATCAGCAGCATATGCTATTGCAAGGTTGTATCAACATGATCCCACACGTACAGAACGAGAATCACTAGTAGATGAGTTAAATGAATTGCTCTACGATAATGATCTGGTCATAATTTCTGATGCATTAGCTGCCTTGAGCTCCATAACGGAAAAGAGCAAGACGTTAAACTTGGCAATTGACAAAGCACATTCATTaactttgatttcattaTTGAGAAGCGCTAATGAATGGCAAcaaatttatttattgAACTCTCTTATGGCTTATGTTCCCCAGACTGAGACAGAGgctttggatttgataGAAGCGGCACTTCCATCCTTACAACATGAGAATTCTGCTGTAGTCCTCAATGCCATCAAGATAATCGTTTACTATAGCAACTACGCAAGAAATCCCGAACTCCATTTCCCAATTCTTCCCAAGCGTATTGGTGCGTCTTTGAACTCGCTACTTTCAAAGCCATCAGAGACTCAGTTTTTAGTATTGAGGAATGTCATTTTGCTTTTACTTGGCAAAAAGAACTTGGTTcagtttgatattgaaatgtTTTATTGTCGCTTTGATGACCCCATCTATGTCAAAGACacaaaacttgaaattatttatttattggCCAACGAGGACAACATCGAGCTGGTTTTGGACGAGCTTGAGGAATATGCCACAGAAGTGGACGTTGCGATGGCAAGAAAAGCAATTAGAGCATTTGGGAATTTGGCTGTTAAGTTGGAGAATGCAGCTGAAAGATGTGTGGAGGTGTTGTGTGATCTCATCTCGACTGGTATTACATATATTGTTCAAGAGGCAGCAGTTGTGGTGAAGAATATAGTCAGAAGGTACCCAAGTAGGTATAACTATGCCGTGGATGAGCTCACCAAGTATTCTcaaatatttgatgaacCAGACGCAAAGGTGTCGATGATTTGGATGGTTGGTCagttttgcaaaatcatcCCAAATGCTAAAAAGCACTTGTCACAATTGATGGCTTCGTTTACTGAGGACCCTATCGAGGTTCAACTCGCAGCGTTGACTGCAGTTACAAAATATTACCTCGTGTTTCCACTAGATGGTGAGAATCTACTTCTTGAGGTATTAAAATGGGCAACTGAAGAGACAAACAATCCCGACGTTAGGGACCGtggatatatatattgGCGATTACTTTCGTCTGAATATGCCACCAGCTCCCAAAATGGGTTCCAAGAAAATACAAAGgatattgttttcaatcaagatCCACACATCACTTCCGAAAACGATAGCATAAACCCGGCAATTTTGGAAGAGTTGGAGCTCAATTTCGGCACTTTGGCGTCTATATATCTCAAGCCAGTTCAAAGTGTATTCAGGTTGGCTAAGCATAAACATCTCGTATGGTCGCCCGCGCTTCAAGTGGAACAACTGCTGACGTCAAATCGCGAGTTTGCATCACCTAAACCGCTGTACATACAATCGCGAACTTCAAGCACGTctacaaattcaaaaagagGGTCACATTTGAGCAAGCACAATGTTGGAAATTCTGGAGACGATTTTAGTACACGAAGTTTTAGTCCGAAACCACCTGCGAAGGAAAACTTAGGACAGAAGCTAAGCAGAAAGAGCTCATCTGTGACAGGAAAGATAGCAAGCAAGATACTGAACTTTTAA